Proteins from a single region of Chryseobacterium sp. T16E-39:
- a CDS encoding MarR family winged helix-turn-helix transcriptional regulator, giving the protein MEITEDVIKLRKLSQQFAYTSIQMHESIGRKIGLTGTDHKYLGFLIQKGPMTAGELAVITGLTTGAVTGLIDRFEGKKLVSRQPDKNDRRKIIIVPDNVRISKLIIPQYQDFQDNTDQLFATFSNEELKTLEKYFRNAMEIMNAKIEKTNQ; this is encoded by the coding sequence ATGGAAATCACAGAAGATGTTATAAAACTGAGAAAATTAAGCCAGCAGTTTGCTTATACTTCGATCCAAATGCATGAAAGCATTGGCCGGAAAATCGGATTAACCGGTACTGATCATAAATACCTTGGTTTTTTAATTCAAAAAGGACCGATGACTGCAGGTGAGCTTGCTGTCATCACAGGATTAACAACAGGAGCGGTAACGGGGTTGATCGATAGATTTGAAGGAAAGAAATTGGTAAGCAGACAACCTGATAAGAACGACAGACGAAAGATAATCATCGTTCCTGATAATGTAAGAATATCTAAACTCATCATTCCTCAGTATCAAGATTTCCAGGACAATACAGATCAATTGTTTGCAACTTTTTCAAATGAAGAATTAAAAACTTTAGAAAAATATTTCCGAAATGCCATGGAAATCATGAATGCCAAAATTGAAAAAACAAACCAATAA
- the arr gene encoding NAD(+)--rifampin ADP-ribosyltransferase yields MENNKNDHPSDILDKGPFYHGTKADLQIGDLLTAGFGSNYYPEIIMNHIYFTALKNGAGLAAALAQGEGHERIYIVEPTGSFENDPNVTDKKFPGNPTRSYRSAQPLKIVGEVTEWIKLTDEELQRWRENIAKLRENPNAEIIN; encoded by the coding sequence ATGGAGAATAATAAAAATGACCATCCTTCTGATATTTTGGATAAGGGACCATTTTATCATGGAACAAAAGCAGATTTGCAAATCGGAGATTTGTTGACCGCTGGTTTCGGATCTAATTATTATCCTGAGATCATTATGAATCACATTTATTTTACCGCTTTAAAAAATGGTGCCGGACTTGCTGCTGCATTAGCACAAGGAGAAGGTCATGAGCGGATATACATTGTTGAGCCTACAGGAAGTTTTGAAAATGACCCTAATGTAACAGACAAAAAATTCCCTGGTAACCCTACCCGATCTTATCGCAGCGCACAGCCTCTAAAGATAGTTGGAGAAGTCACAGAGTGGATAAAACTGACAGACGAAGAACTTCAAAGATGGCGGGAAAATATTGCAAAATTGCGCGAAAACCCAAATGCTGAAATTATAAACTAA
- a CDS encoding winged helix-turn-helix transcriptional regulator — MDKQRSDCPISCSLDVFGDKWSLLIIRDVMLRGKMSYSEFLNSEERIASNILVNRLGILEAEKILVKEVSPLNKSKFIYSLTEKGADLLPVIIELMDWGAKHNDNCPRKELGKKIKKDKAGVIKELNNVLKSKIK, encoded by the coding sequence ATGGATAAACAAAGATCAGATTGCCCAATCAGTTGTTCTCTTGATGTTTTCGGAGATAAATGGTCACTTTTAATCATCAGGGATGTTATGCTGAGAGGTAAAATGTCTTACAGTGAATTTTTAAATTCAGAAGAGCGGATAGCCTCAAACATTCTTGTTAATAGGCTGGGAATTCTGGAAGCCGAGAAGATTTTGGTTAAAGAGGTATCACCGCTTAATAAATCAAAATTTATCTATAGCCTGACAGAAAAGGGAGCTGACCTTCTGCCTGTTATCATCGAACTCATGGATTGGGGAGCAAAACACAATGACAATTGTCCACGGAAAGAATTGGGAAAAAAAATCAAGAAAGATAAAGCAGGTGTTATTAAGGAATTAAATAATGTCTTGAAGTCAAAGATCAAATAA
- a CDS encoding nuclear transport factor 2 family protein: MENQATTRQLLEAYYKGFAEKANWESTIADDFEYVGGDMNNTTPVVGKQAYIEIIKRFSQRFERMSVKQMIVEDDKASVIGNYDFQFPNGIKINGNVSENWTVKNGKLQSLTLYFDTLTFMANMKP, from the coding sequence ATGGAAAATCAAGCAACTACAAGACAACTTCTTGAAGCGTATTACAAAGGTTTTGCAGAAAAAGCCAATTGGGAAAGTACAATAGCCGATGATTTTGAATACGTTGGTGGTGATATGAACAACACAACACCCGTTGTTGGCAAACAGGCCTATATTGAAATTATCAAAAGGTTCTCTCAACGATTTGAACGTATGAGCGTAAAACAAATGATTGTAGAGGATGATAAAGCCAGTGTGATTGGAAATTATGATTTTCAGTTTCCGAACGGCATTAAAATTAATGGGAATGTTTCTGAAAACTGGACGGTAAAAAATGGAAAGCTACAATCATTAACTTTATACTTTGACACACTAACTTTTATGGCGAATATGAAGCCATAA
- a CDS encoding VOC family protein, with the protein MTVKFDTLILYVRNVELLRKFYTENFNLTVVEEDPTWALLNAGALQIGFHKIGDQYLKNIEEGYQFDNNTKMVFEIDGDIELARNEFLLKNIPMREIKTFENYNFWLCDGTDPEGNVFQLKSKKI; encoded by the coding sequence ATGACCGTAAAATTTGATACACTGATCCTCTATGTCCGAAACGTTGAATTGCTTAGAAAATTTTATACAGAAAATTTCAATTTAACTGTAGTGGAAGAAGATCCAACCTGGGCATTATTGAATGCAGGAGCTTTACAAATTGGCTTTCATAAAATCGGAGATCAGTATCTGAAAAATATAGAAGAGGGCTACCAGTTTGATAATAACACAAAAATGGTTTTTGAAATTGATGGGGATATCGAACTGGCCAGAAATGAATTCTTATTAAAAAACATTCCGATGAGAGAAATCAAAACATTTGAAAACTACAATTTTTGGCTTTGTGACGGAACAGACCCTGAAGGAAATGTCTTTCAGTTAAAAAGCAAAAAGATTTAG
- a CDS encoding peroxiredoxin family protein, with protein sequence MKYILSLFLLLSVLSCENKEEKKQRVFKQFEEEAKALKKNQIDLFINATPKYFSAKTIDGQVFNSQDYKGKNLVIFIYDKSYLKKSESYDMAEEFNALYTEFKNEAYFIGIIEGFIENDKQLKDYISNSNVQFAQIDNTKSYDKSEKLNYNLFCSPAKVLIGSNGKVIHSSCGGGNNAEISHKLDSIKTASK encoded by the coding sequence ATGAAATACATTTTAAGCTTATTCTTATTACTATCCGTACTGTCCTGTGAAAACAAAGAAGAAAAGAAGCAAAGGGTTTTTAAGCAATTCGAAGAAGAGGCTAAAGCGTTGAAAAAAAATCAAATTGATTTATTTATCAATGCAACTCCAAAATATTTTTCAGCTAAAACAATTGATGGTCAAGTTTTCAATTCTCAGGATTATAAAGGTAAAAATCTGGTCATCTTTATTTATGACAAATCCTATCTGAAAAAGAGTGAATCTTATGACATGGCAGAAGAGTTTAATGCTTTATATACCGAATTTAAAAATGAAGCTTATTTTATTGGGATTATTGAAGGGTTCATAGAAAATGATAAACAACTGAAAGATTACATTAGTAATTCTAATGTCCAATTCGCACAGATTGACAATACTAAATCTTATGATAAATCAGAAAAATTAAATTACAATCTATTCTGCAGTCCTGCAAAAGTACTTATTGGCAGCAATGGAAAAGTAATCCATTCTTCCTGCGGTGGTGGGAATAATGCTGAAATTTCCCATAAACTTGACAGTATAAAAACGGCTTCTAAATAA
- a CDS encoding dihydrofolate reductase family protein: MKKVILDLATTLDGFIEGPNGEIDWCIMDDDMDFDGFLSSIDTIFYGRVSYDAWGNYQPDENATLEERNLWNAVHSKSKFVFSSQQREDENATFISTDMVRKVSEIKNQEGKDIWLYGGASLIKSFIQNNLIDVYRISVHPIALGSGKPLFEDLKDRLQLKLTKTNVFKSGVVQLIYEPVK; this comes from the coding sequence ATGAAAAAAGTAATATTAGACTTAGCAACCACCTTAGACGGATTTATTGAAGGTCCCAACGGGGAAATCGATTGGTGTATCATGGATGATGATATGGATTTTGATGGTTTTCTTTCAAGCATTGACACTATTTTTTATGGAAGAGTGAGTTATGACGCGTGGGGAAATTATCAGCCTGATGAGAATGCCACTTTGGAAGAGCGAAACTTATGGAATGCTGTTCATTCAAAAAGTAAGTTTGTATTTTCAAGTCAACAAAGAGAAGATGAAAATGCAACTTTCATCAGTACGGATATGGTCAGAAAAGTCTCAGAAATAAAAAATCAGGAAGGAAAAGATATTTGGCTCTATGGTGGTGCCAGTCTTATTAAATCCTTTATTCAAAATAACTTAATTGATGTGTACAGAATCTCTGTTCATCCGATTGCTTTAGGGAGTGGAAAACCTCTTTTTGAAGATCTGAAAGATCGATTGCAATTAAAGCTTACTAAAACCAATGTTTTTAAATCCGGTGTCGTACAGCTTATTTATGAACCCGTAAAATAA
- a CDS encoding DUF2200 domain-containing protein yields MQNNERVYNMSFAGVYPHYITKAEKKGRTEEEVHEIIFWLTGYNEKDLQEILNNKTNFRDFFEKAPQINPNVSLIKGVICGYRVEEIEDELMRNIRYLDKLIDELAKGKPMDKILRK; encoded by the coding sequence ATGCAAAACAACGAAAGAGTGTACAATATGTCCTTTGCCGGAGTTTATCCTCATTATATTACAAAAGCGGAAAAGAAAGGACGTACAGAAGAAGAAGTTCATGAAATTATTTTCTGGTTGACGGGTTATAATGAAAAAGACCTTCAGGAAATATTGAATAACAAAACCAATTTTAGAGATTTCTTTGAAAAGGCTCCTCAAATTAATCCCAATGTTTCTTTGATAAAAGGTGTCATTTGCGGGTATCGTGTGGAGGAAATTGAAGATGAATTAATGAGAAATATCCGCTATCTGGATAAGCTCATTGACGAACTGGCGAAAGGAAAACCGATGGACAAAATCTTAAGAAAATAA
- a CDS encoding SDR family oxidoreductase, which produces MKITVIGGTGLIGSKLVNSLKNLGYEVLAASPNSGVNTITGEGLDQALENVDVVVDVANSPSFADDDVMKFFKTSGANLIAAEKNAGVKHHIALSVVGTDRLQESGYFRAKQVQEDLIKESGIPYTIVHSTQFFEFVGGIVHSSTVDHKILVSPALIQPIASDDVVKSMTEVTINPPKNNTIEIGGPEKIKLDDLVRKYTSVMKNQDEVVTNPEATYFGAPLNDSTLVPNNDAKLGSIRYDEWISDPANQR; this is translated from the coding sequence ATGAAAATCACAGTAATTGGCGGTACCGGCCTTATCGGTAGTAAGCTTGTCAACAGTCTTAAAAATTTAGGTTATGAAGTCTTAGCTGCATCCCCAAATTCAGGAGTCAATACCATTACAGGAGAAGGTCTTGACCAGGCTTTAGAAAATGTGGACGTTGTGGTAGATGTTGCCAACTCCCCTTCTTTTGCAGATGATGATGTTATGAAGTTTTTTAAAACATCGGGAGCAAATTTAATTGCAGCAGAAAAAAATGCTGGAGTAAAGCACCACATTGCGTTATCAGTAGTAGGTACAGACCGTTTACAGGAAAGTGGTTATTTCAGAGCAAAACAGGTTCAGGAGGACCTTATTAAAGAATCTGGAATTCCTTACACGATTGTTCATTCTACTCAATTTTTTGAGTTTGTTGGTGGTATTGTTCATTCCAGTACGGTAGATCACAAAATATTGGTTTCTCCCGCACTTATCCAGCCTATTGCTTCAGATGATGTAGTGAAATCAATGACAGAAGTTACAATCAATCCACCTAAAAATAACACCATAGAAATCGGTGGTCCTGAAAAAATAAAACTGGATGATCTTGTAAGAAAATATACATCGGTTATGAAAAATCAGGACGAAGTGGTAACGAATCCGGAAGCAACTTATTTCGGAGCACCACTAAATGACAGTACATTGGTACCCAACAACGATGCAAAATTAGGAAGTATCCGTTATGACGAATGGATTTCTGATCCTGCAAATCAACGATAA
- a CDS encoding YciI family protein — protein MNEFLIAIHRDIINKDATPSPEQMQSSIQPFQDWLGSIAAQNKLVSPPKRWDLDGRVVKNDTVINGPYAEIKESIGGMFIIRANDYDEAVEIAKGCPILQWGASVEVRMAIPPTQ, from the coding sequence ATGAATGAATTTTTAATCGCCATACACAGAGACATCATTAATAAAGATGCCACTCCCTCACCAGAACAAATGCAGTCTTCCATTCAACCTTTCCAGGATTGGCTGGGAAGTATTGCAGCCCAAAATAAACTTGTTTCTCCACCCAAAAGATGGGATCTTGACGGAAGAGTGGTAAAAAATGACACCGTTATTAACGGACCTTATGCTGAAATCAAAGAATCAATTGGGGGTATGTTTATCATTAGAGCTAATGATTATGATGAGGCTGTAGAAATAGCCAAAGGCTGCCCTATCCTTCAATGGGGAGCAAGTGTAGAAGTGAGAATGGCTATTCCACCGACACAATAA
- a CDS encoding RNA polymerase sigma factor, which translates to MQEHSLLPNLFRTEYRKIVSVLCSVFGIHHIEIAEDIVSDTFLTATETWSMNGIPENPTAWLYTVAKNKTKNYLKRDHLFQQKISDQIKHSAPDREEFEIDLSDKNIVDSQLAMMFTIIHPSISKDSQISLALNLLCGFGIQEIADAFLVSKEVIYKRLKRAKEKLKLQGIKIEQPSVVQIHSGLETVLTTLYLLFSEGYYSTSQNITLREDLCMEAIRLTLLLLENNLTDTPSTHALLSLMYFHSSRFNARINDKGESILYEEQNDSLWDQELISKGIEHLNQSASGNSLTKFHLEAAIAYWHTKKQNHDEKWENILQLYNQLLQIEYSTFAALNRTFAFSKVRGKAAAIIEAEKLKLTNNPFYYSLLGYLYSDIDDLNAINHFESAIQLSNSQSVINILRKYTDTLKRK; encoded by the coding sequence ATGCAGGAGCATTCATTATTACCCAATTTATTCAGAACAGAGTACCGGAAGATTGTTTCTGTGCTCTGTTCTGTATTTGGTATTCATCACATTGAAATCGCAGAAGATATTGTCAGTGACACCTTTCTTACTGCTACTGAAACCTGGAGTATGAATGGCATTCCGGAAAATCCTACCGCCTGGCTTTACACGGTTGCCAAAAACAAAACCAAAAACTATCTTAAAAGAGACCATCTTTTTCAGCAAAAGATCTCAGATCAGATCAAGCATTCCGCTCCTGATCGTGAAGAGTTTGAAATCGATTTGTCTGATAAAAATATTGTTGACAGTCAGCTTGCAATGATGTTTACAATCATCCATCCCTCCATCTCAAAAGATTCTCAAATTTCGTTAGCCTTAAATCTGCTTTGTGGGTTCGGAATCCAGGAAATTGCTGATGCTTTTCTGGTAAGTAAAGAAGTGATCTACAAAAGATTGAAACGGGCTAAGGAAAAATTAAAACTTCAGGGAATAAAAATTGAGCAGCCATCGGTTGTACAGATTCATTCAGGTTTGGAAACAGTGCTTACCACCTTATACTTATTATTTTCAGAAGGCTACTATTCGACGTCACAAAATATAACTCTCAGAGAAGATCTTTGCATGGAAGCCATTAGGTTAACGCTATTGCTTCTTGAAAATAACCTCACAGATACACCTTCTACTCATGCATTATTATCTCTAATGTACTTTCATTCCTCAAGATTTAATGCCAGAATAAATGATAAGGGCGAAAGTATTTTATATGAAGAACAAAATGATTCCTTATGGGACCAGGAATTGATCAGTAAAGGAATCGAGCATCTGAATCAAAGTGCTTCCGGAAATTCTTTAACGAAATTTCATCTGGAAGCTGCTATCGCCTATTGGCATACAAAAAAACAGAATCATGATGAAAAATGGGAAAATATTCTCCAATTATACAATCAGCTTCTCCAAATTGAATATTCAACTTTTGCAGCTCTCAATCGCACCTTTGCTTTTTCAAAAGTGAGAGGAAAGGCAGCAGCAATTATTGAAGCCGAGAAGCTTAAACTTACCAACAATCCCTTTTACTACTCTCTTTTAGGATATCTATACAGCGATATTGACGATTTAAATGCAATAAATCATTTCGAATCTGCCATACAACTTTCAAATTCACAGTCCGTTATCAATATTCTCAGAAAGTATACTGATACGCTGAAAAGAAAATAA
- a CDS encoding TetR/AcrR family transcriptional regulator: MIRQKAIEIIVKDGLDGFTISKLAKACNVSVGTPYVYYKDKDDLIIKLVIEEGNNMETLINEGFDPNSSFEEGLRVQWTNRYHYAIKNPLLLPFFEQINNSHYSQQFAQMFNEKPGMFMSEFKNNLLNFISNTVQRGEIDETSFEIYWSIAFAPLYNLLRFHQQGKSISGLPFVLTDEMVWTTFSKVCKALKK, encoded by the coding sequence ATGATCAGACAAAAAGCAATCGAAATTATTGTCAAAGATGGTTTGGATGGTTTTACGATCAGTAAATTGGCGAAAGCGTGCAATGTCTCTGTTGGCACTCCTTACGTATATTACAAAGACAAAGATGACCTCATCATTAAATTGGTAATTGAAGAAGGAAATAACATGGAAACCCTTATTAATGAAGGATTCGATCCTAATTCTTCATTCGAAGAAGGGCTTCGTGTACAATGGACGAACAGATACCATTATGCAATCAAAAACCCTTTGCTCCTCCCCTTCTTTGAGCAGATCAATAATTCTCATTACAGCCAGCAATTTGCTCAAATGTTCAATGAAAAACCGGGAATGTTTATGAGTGAATTCAAAAACAATCTTTTGAATTTTATTTCAAATACTGTACAACGTGGAGAGATTGACGAAACTTCATTTGAAATTTATTGGTCAATTGCTTTTGCTCCTTTGTATAATCTGCTACGCTTTCATCAGCAGGGAAAAAGCATCAGCGGATTGCCCTTTGTCCTTACCGATGAAATGGTGTGGACTACATTCAGCAAAGTTTGTAAGGCACTAAAAAAATAA
- a CDS encoding sialate O-acetylesterase produces MIHSFLMIGQSNMAGRGFLNDVPPIHDEKIKMLRNGRWQIMAEPINFDRPTSGISLAASFASSWRLFHNQEDDIALIPCADGGTSLDDWSVDGPLFQNAVFQAKAAQKISTLSGILWHQGENDSYGQNYKSYIEKLSLVIKILRDELNVPDIPLIVGGLGDFLKDGVYGEYFVEYNEVNEALMQFAKDHDHSYFVTAKGLTANSDNIHFDAVSLRKFGLRYFKAFEQKTDILGAVAGEEQMIKM; encoded by the coding sequence ATGATACACTCATTCTTAATGATAGGTCAGTCTAATATGGCTGGTCGTGGATTCCTAAATGATGTTCCTCCTATCCATGATGAAAAAATAAAAATGTTGAGAAATGGAAGATGGCAAATCATGGCAGAGCCCATTAATTTTGACAGACCTACTTCAGGGATTAGCTTAGCCGCTTCTTTTGCATCATCCTGGAGATTGTTCCATAATCAGGAAGATGACATCGCTTTAATTCCATGTGCCGATGGTGGAACAAGCCTTGATGATTGGTCGGTAGATGGTCCTTTATTCCAAAATGCCGTTTTTCAGGCAAAAGCCGCACAGAAGATAAGTACCTTGAGTGGAATTCTTTGGCATCAGGGAGAAAATGACAGCTATGGTCAAAACTATAAATCTTATATAGAAAAACTAAGCCTGGTCATAAAAATCCTTAGAGATGAACTTAATGTTCCAGATATTCCTCTTATCGTCGGAGGATTAGGTGATTTTTTAAAGGATGGTGTCTATGGCGAATATTTTGTTGAGTATAATGAAGTCAATGAAGCATTAATGCAATTTGCAAAAGATCATGATCATTCCTACTTTGTAACTGCTAAAGGTTTAACTGCTAATTCTGACAACATTCATTTTGATGCTGTTTCTCTCAGAAAATTCGGCTTAAGGTATTTTAAGGCTTTTGAACAAAAGACCGATATTCTAGGAGCAGTAGCTGGTGAGGAGCAAATGATAAAAATGTAA
- a CDS encoding serine hydrolase domain-containing protein, translating to MKNISSVVCIFLIILSPAQGNRSKEFTKIQNELTDRLTKISKTTSFNGFGVALVNDKDILYQNGFGIANVDTHQKYDEHTVQNIASVSKTLIGIALLKAQELGKLTLDDPVNQYLPFHVTNPYYPDIPITIRQLATHTSSLTDNDSYLKNTIVLKDDSNLDSDLKIDISPTKFNPPTAKVSIEEFLKNVLVENGKWYSKENFTDKKPGAVFNYSNIGATLAALVIEKATGTTYAEFTTKYILKPLKMNHSGWSFNTIDFSKYTRTFINKTTAYPYYSLNTYPDGGLLTTSDDMSKYISELIKGYFGKGTILSKESFKEYFTPQLKEENFVERSNSEYSDEYNMGITMGFGSTGNFGHTGGDPGMNSVIWFFKDKKMGRFLIVNTDWDNKASGKDQKAIYDLLDEYFIKLDKLSRL from the coding sequence ATGAAAAATATAAGTTCCGTTGTTTGTATTTTCCTGATCATCTTATCGCCCGCACAAGGCAACCGTTCAAAAGAATTTACAAAAATTCAGAATGAACTAACAGATCGATTAACAAAGATCAGTAAAACAACAAGTTTTAATGGATTTGGTGTCGCACTGGTTAACGACAAGGATATTCTCTACCAGAACGGATTTGGAATTGCCAATGTTGACACCCACCAGAAATATGATGAACACACTGTTCAAAATATTGCTTCTGTTTCAAAGACACTTATCGGAATTGCTCTTCTCAAGGCTCAGGAACTGGGGAAATTAACATTGGATGATCCTGTCAATCAATATCTTCCTTTCCATGTTACAAATCCTTACTATCCGGATATTCCAATTACCATCAGACAGCTGGCCACTCATACTTCTTCCCTTACTGACAATGATTCTTATTTAAAGAATACTATTGTTTTGAAAGATGACAGCAACCTCGACAGCGACTTAAAAATTGATATATCTCCTACAAAATTCAATCCTCCTACTGCTAAGGTTTCTATTGAAGAATTTTTAAAAAATGTCCTGGTGGAAAATGGCAAATGGTACTCAAAAGAAAATTTTACAGATAAAAAACCAGGAGCCGTTTTTAATTATTCCAATATCGGAGCAACCCTTGCAGCATTAGTTATTGAAAAAGCAACAGGAACAACGTATGCTGAGTTTACAACAAAATACATTTTAAAGCCTTTAAAAATGAACCATTCGGGATGGAGCTTCAATACCATAGATTTTTCCAAATACACCCGAACCTTTATCAATAAAACCACAGCCTATCCTTATTATTCATTGAATACTTATCCTGACGGTGGCTTACTTACAACCTCTGATGACATGAGTAAATACATATCTGAATTGATAAAGGGGTATTTCGGAAAAGGGACTATTCTTTCAAAAGAAAGTTTTAAAGAATATTTTACGCCACAACTTAAAGAAGAGAATTTCGTTGAAAGAAGCAATAGTGAATATAGTGATGAATATAATATGGGAATTACCATGGGCTTTGGTTCTACAGGTAATTTTGGGCATACAGGCGGGGATCCCGGAATGAATTCTGTCATCTGGTTTTTTAAAGATAAAAAAATGGGAAGGTTTCTGATCGTCAATACAGACTGGGATAATAAAGCTTCAGGAAAGGATCAAAAGGCAATTTATGATCTTCTGGACGAATATTTTATAAAACTGGACAAGCTTAGCAGGCTTTAG
- a CDS encoding DinB family protein, whose amino-acid sequence MSLKTLTTKSVQYNNWVVNKYIDWLSTKSDEQLNQEVISSFPTILKTLHHIWQTQEYWWSHIGENNDFDFEKTSNTNSKEEIFKAIKNNSQMLVDYVESLSEEDLAKNVKIESQWFQCDFSKYEYIQHAIIHGTYHRGQIVTMGRNVGITDAPMTDYNFWNIYKDQQ is encoded by the coding sequence ATGAGCTTAAAAACTTTGACCACTAAAAGCGTTCAATACAACAACTGGGTAGTTAATAAATATATTGACTGGCTTTCCACCAAATCTGATGAACAACTAAATCAGGAAGTAATATCCAGCTTTCCAACGATCTTAAAAACACTGCATCATATCTGGCAGACTCAGGAATATTGGTGGAGCCATATCGGTGAAAATAATGATTTCGACTTTGAAAAAACATCCAATACAAACAGCAAAGAGGAAATTTTCAAGGCCATCAAAAACAATTCCCAGATGCTTGTAGATTATGTAGAAAGTCTTTCCGAAGAAGATTTAGCAAAAAATGTAAAGATCGAATCTCAGTGGTTCCAGTGTGATTTTTCAAAATACGAATACATTCAACATGCTATTATACACGGAACTTATCATAGAGGACAAATCGTAACCATGGGAAGAAATGTTGGAATTACCGATGCCCCTATGACCGATTATAATTTCTGGAACATTTATAAAGACCAACAATAA
- a CDS encoding DinB family protein — MPFNLNKAVEILERTPNVLTLMLDGLSDEWIYNNEGEETWSPFDVIGHLIHGEKTDWLVRTELILSNEDKKFPEFDRFAQFEESKGKTLSQMLQEFQNLRKNNLAALQDKKITIEDLNKTGVHPTFGNVTLKHHLSTWVAHDLGHIAQISRVMAKQYKEEVGPWRAFLPILDR; from the coding sequence ATGCCATTCAATTTAAATAAAGCAGTAGAAATCCTTGAGCGTACCCCAAATGTTTTAACACTCATGTTAGACGGTCTGAGTGACGAATGGATTTATAATAATGAAGGTGAAGAAACCTGGAGCCCTTTCGATGTGATTGGTCATTTGATCCATGGAGAAAAAACGGATTGGCTCGTCCGGACAGAGCTTATTCTTTCAAATGAAGACAAAAAATTCCCGGAGTTTGACAGATTCGCACAGTTTGAAGAAAGCAAAGGAAAAACGCTATCTCAAATGTTACAGGAATTTCAGAATCTGAGAAAAAACAATTTGGCAGCTTTACAGGATAAAAAGATAACAATTGAAGATCTGAACAAAACAGGAGTTCATCCTACGTTCGGCAATGTCACCCTGAAGCATCACTTGTCTACATGGGTTGCTCATGATTTAGGGCATATTGCTCAAATTTCCAGGGTTATGGCCAAACAGTATAAAGAGGAAGTTGGTCCATGGAGAGCCTTCCTTCCTATTTTAGATCGATAG